From Hartmannibacter diazotrophicus, a single genomic window includes:
- a CDS encoding xanthine dehydrogenase family protein molybdopterin-binding subunit, whose product MLSSPPPKFGIGAPVRRREDPAFITGTGRYTDDIAPEGAFHAVVLRSQMAHAKFTIEGLDDARALPGVKLILTHADIAHLGGLPCHAAMKQSDGTRIKVPPHPVLADGVVRHVGDPIAFVVADTAIAARDAAEAIMVDYEGLDVVVDTAAALSPDAPLVWPDKGTNLAFEYHGGDEADADRVFAKADRVVSISIINQRLVSNYMEPRSAIGQYDPETTRYTLTTGTQGGHEMRHVVAKDIMKIDEKRLRVVTPDVGGGFGTKNFCYSEYPLVLIAAEKLGAPVKWTGERFDHFVIDSHGRDNVTTAEAAIDANGKILALKVDLVAAMGAYLHQFGPYIPQGGILMATGLYDIPSFFVRVRGVYTNTTATDAYRGAGRPEAAYLIERLIDKIGRETGLGQVEVRRRNFIPQEKMPYTTVSGQFYDSGEFEGHLAEALKQSDFEGFAARREAAKAKGLLRGIGLSTYVEICAFPGSEEANITVNDDGSATLFIGTQSNGQGHATAYGQVIAEYLGLDLEKVETVQGDTDRVRTGGGTGGSRSIPLGLASVDIASKVLVKQLKELAADKLESAVEDLELAEGQVRVVGTDRAVSLSELASGTADKDKLKASGKFQQDGATYPNGTHVCEIEIDPDTGVTKIVNYTIVDDFGVTVNPMLLEGQVHGGVAQSIGQALLEGTAYDESGQLLTASFLDYTMPRADDLPSFHFATRNVPSTTNMLGIKGAGEAGTIGATPAVMNAVVDALDAVRGIRHFDMPATPARLWHALNEA is encoded by the coding sequence ATGCTCAGTTCTCCTCCGCCCAAGTTCGGCATCGGCGCGCCTGTGCGCCGCCGCGAAGATCCTGCCTTCATCACGGGAACCGGCCGCTATACCGACGACATCGCTCCCGAAGGCGCCTTCCATGCCGTCGTGCTGCGCTCGCAGATGGCGCACGCGAAGTTCACCATCGAGGGACTGGACGACGCGCGGGCGCTGCCGGGCGTGAAGCTGATCCTGACCCATGCGGATATCGCTCATCTCGGTGGGCTGCCCTGTCATGCGGCGATGAAGCAGTCGGACGGAACGCGCATCAAGGTGCCGCCGCATCCGGTGCTCGCCGACGGCGTCGTGCGCCATGTCGGCGACCCGATCGCCTTTGTCGTCGCCGACACGGCGATCGCCGCGCGCGATGCGGCGGAAGCCATCATGGTCGACTATGAGGGCCTCGATGTGGTCGTGGATACCGCAGCGGCGCTGTCCCCGGATGCACCGCTGGTGTGGCCCGACAAGGGCACCAATCTCGCCTTCGAATATCACGGCGGCGACGAGGCCGACGCGGACAGAGTCTTTGCGAAGGCCGACCGGGTCGTGTCGATTTCGATCATCAACCAGCGTCTCGTCTCCAACTACATGGAGCCGCGGTCGGCCATCGGGCAATACGATCCCGAGACGACCCGCTACACTCTGACGACGGGAACCCAGGGCGGCCACGAGATGCGCCATGTGGTTGCCAAGGACATCATGAAGATCGACGAAAAGCGGCTTCGCGTCGTCACGCCGGACGTCGGCGGCGGCTTCGGCACGAAGAACTTCTGCTATTCGGAATATCCGCTGGTGCTGATTGCGGCTGAAAAGCTCGGCGCGCCGGTGAAGTGGACCGGCGAGCGCTTCGACCATTTTGTCATCGACAGCCACGGCCGCGACAATGTCACGACCGCCGAGGCCGCCATTGACGCCAATGGCAAGATCCTCGCGCTCAAGGTCGACCTCGTCGCGGCGATGGGCGCCTATCTGCACCAGTTCGGGCCCTATATCCCCCAGGGCGGCATCCTGATGGCGACGGGGCTTTACGACATCCCGTCCTTCTTCGTGCGCGTGCGCGGCGTCTACACCAACACGACCGCGACCGACGCCTATCGGGGAGCGGGCCGTCCGGAGGCTGCCTATCTGATCGAGCGCCTGATCGACAAGATCGGCCGCGAGACAGGCCTCGGGCAGGTGGAGGTGCGCCGGCGCAACTTCATCCCGCAGGAGAAGATGCCCTATACGACCGTCAGCGGGCAGTTCTACGACAGCGGCGAGTTCGAGGGGCATCTCGCGGAAGCGCTGAAGCAGTCCGATTTTGAGGGGTTTGCCGCGCGCCGCGAGGCGGCGAAGGCCAAGGGCCTGCTGCGCGGCATCGGCCTTTCGACCTATGTCGAGATCTGCGCCTTCCCGGGCTCGGAAGAGGCCAACATCACCGTCAACGACGACGGCAGCGCGACGCTCTTCATCGGCACGCAGTCGAACGGGCAGGGGCATGCGACGGCCTACGGCCAGGTGATCGCGGAGTATCTCGGTCTCGATCTTGAGAAGGTCGAGACGGTGCAGGGCGACACCGACCGGGTGCGTACCGGCGGCGGCACGGGCGGTTCGCGCTCGATCCCGCTCGGTCTTGCCTCGGTGGACATTGCATCGAAGGTCCTCGTCAAGCAGCTCAAGGAGCTTGCCGCCGACAAGCTGGAAAGCGCGGTGGAGGATCTGGAGCTTGCCGAGGGACAGGTGCGGGTCGTCGGCACCGACCGGGCGGTTTCTCTGTCCGAACTGGCGAGTGGCACGGCGGACAAGGACAAGCTGAAGGCGAGCGGCAAGTTCCAGCAGGACGGCGCGACCTACCCGAACGGCACCCACGTTTGCGAGATCGAGATCGATCCGGACACCGGCGTCACCAAAATCGTCAACTACACGATCGTCGACGACTTCGGCGTCACGGTGAACCCAATGCTGCTGGAGGGGCAGGTGCACGGCGGCGTCGCGCAGTCGATCGGCCAGGCGCTGCTCGAAGGCACCGCCTATGACGAGAGCGGGCAGCTTCTGACCGCCTCCTTCCTCGACTACACCATGCCGCGGGCGGACGATCTTCCGTCCTTCCACTTCGCAACCCGCAACGTCCCCTCGACGACCAACATGCTCGGCATCAAGGGCGCGGGCGAGGCGGGCACCATCGGCGCGACGCCGGCGGTGATGAACGCGGTTGTCGACGCACTCGACGCTGTCAGGGGCATCCGGCATTTCGACATGCCGGCGACGCCTGCGCGCCTCTGGCATGCGCTGAACGAGGCTTGA
- a CDS encoding peptidoglycan-binding protein: MTGLNEELLKDIAPRVSGARAAHQAEILSEVGAALAGTLADYGIATRLRVAHFLAQIAHESDGFCTTEEYASGRAYEGRKDLGNTEPGDGVRFKGRGLLQLTGRANYIAMSDTLGLDLVSNPALAADPAISLRIACEYWYSRQISRDADRDDIIAVTRKVNGGLNGLADRRVYLGKAKVALAQAEAGSLAFEPGAMANLHRGLVGDAVAILQSRLVAHGYQIAIDGDFGPGTETAVRLFQRGSGLVTDGIVGPATWSALNGSSEQAA, encoded by the coding sequence ATGACCGGGCTGAACGAAGAGCTTCTCAAGGACATCGCTCCACGCGTGTCGGGCGCGCGGGCCGCCCATCAGGCCGAGATCCTGTCCGAGGTCGGCGCTGCCCTTGCCGGGACGCTTGCCGATTACGGGATTGCGACGCGGCTTCGCGTCGCTCATTTCCTTGCCCAGATCGCGCACGAATCGGACGGTTTCTGCACGACCGAGGAATACGCCAGCGGCCGGGCCTACGAGGGGCGCAAGGATCTCGGCAATACCGAGCCGGGCGACGGCGTGCGCTTCAAGGGGCGGGGGCTCCTGCAACTCACCGGCCGGGCCAACTATATAGCGATGTCCGATACACTCGGGCTCGATCTTGTCAGCAATCCGGCCCTCGCGGCCGATCCGGCCATCTCGCTCAGGATCGCCTGCGAATACTGGTACAGCCGGCAGATCAGCCGCGATGCCGACCGCGACGACATCATCGCGGTAACGCGAAAGGTCAATGGCGGGCTTAACGGCCTTGCCGACCGGCGCGTCTATCTCGGCAAGGCCAAAGTGGCGCTGGCCCAGGCAGAGGCGGGCTCTCTTGCCTTTGAGCCAGGCGCTATGGCGAATCTCCATCGTGGTCTGGTTGGCGATGCCGTCGCCATCCTCCAGAGCCGTCTTGTCGCGCATGGCTATCAGATCGCCATCGACGGCGATTTCGGCCCCGGCACCGAAACGGCGGTCCGGCTTTTCCAGCGTGGCTCCGGCCTTGTGACGGACGGCATAGTGGGCCCGGCGACATGGTCGGCCCTCAATGGATCATCGGAGCAGGCGGCTTGA
- the edd gene encoding phosphogluconate dehydratase: MTLHARIGEVTERIVKRSYDDRQRYMEHTAKQAEKGPRRSRLACGNLAHGFAACGVSDKAALKGDVVPNLAIITAYNDMLSAHQPFERFPDLIREAARDVGAVAQVAGGVPAMCDGVTQGQTGMELSLFSRDVIAMSAAVGLSHDMFDAAVFLGVCDKIVPGLLIAALSFGHLPAVFVPAGPMTSGITNDEKAKTRQLYAEGKIGRKELLESESASYHGPGTCTFYGTANSNQMLMEIMGLHLPGSSFVNPNTPLRDALTREAAKRALALTATGNEYTPIAEVINEKAVVNGVVGLNATGGSTNHTMHLIAMAKAAGIRLTWDDFSDLSDVTPLVARVYPNGMADVNQFHAAGGMGYLISTLLDEGLLHEDVKTVWGSGLSGYKVEPKIDADGTVKWQPIPGDSADESVLRPASNPFQATGGLQVLKGNLGRSVIKISAVKADRHIIEAPAIVFHSQEAMQDAFKAGQLDKDFVAVIRFQGPKANGMPELHKLTPALGVLQDRGRMVALVTDGRMSGASGKVPAAIHVTPEAADGGPIAKVKTGDIVRLDATTGTLEVLVDAAEWDAREIVTADLSDNEWGIGRDLFTSFRRAVGRAEEGASVFG; encoded by the coding sequence ATGACCCTTCACGCCCGCATCGGCGAAGTCACCGAACGCATCGTCAAGCGCTCCTATGACGACCGCCAGCGCTACATGGAGCATACGGCAAAGCAGGCCGAAAAGGGGCCGCGCCGTTCCCGCCTTGCCTGCGGCAACCTTGCCCACGGCTTTGCCGCCTGCGGCGTTTCCGACAAGGCGGCGCTGAAGGGCGACGTCGTTCCGAACCTTGCGATCATCACCGCCTACAATGACATGCTCTCGGCGCATCAGCCGTTCGAGCGCTTTCCGGATCTGATCCGCGAGGCGGCGCGCGACGTCGGCGCGGTGGCGCAGGTCGCGGGCGGCGTTCCGGCGATGTGCGACGGCGTCACGCAGGGCCAGACCGGCATGGAACTGTCGCTCTTTTCTCGCGACGTGATCGCGATGTCGGCCGCCGTCGGCCTCAGCCATGACATGTTCGACGCGGCGGTCTTCCTCGGCGTTTGCGACAAGATCGTGCCCGGTCTCCTGATCGCGGCGCTGTCCTTCGGTCATCTTCCGGCAGTTTTCGTTCCGGCCGGGCCGATGACGAGCGGCATCACCAACGACGAGAAGGCGAAGACCCGCCAGCTCTATGCGGAAGGCAAGATCGGCCGCAAGGAACTGCTGGAATCGGAGAGCGCGTCCTATCACGGCCCTGGAACCTGCACCTTCTACGGCACGGCGAATTCCAACCAGATGCTGATGGAGATCATGGGCCTGCACCTGCCGGGCTCGTCCTTCGTCAACCCGAATACGCCCTTGCGCGATGCGCTGACCCGCGAGGCGGCCAAGCGCGCGCTGGCGCTGACGGCGACGGGCAACGAATACACGCCGATTGCCGAAGTCATCAACGAGAAGGCGGTGGTCAACGGCGTCGTCGGGCTCAACGCGACGGGCGGATCGACCAACCACACGATGCACCTGATCGCCATGGCGAAGGCGGCCGGAATCCGACTGACCTGGGACGATTTCTCCGACCTCTCGGACGTGACGCCGCTCGTCGCGCGGGTCTATCCGAACGGCATGGCCGACGTGAACCAGTTCCACGCCGCCGGCGGCATGGGCTACCTTATCTCCACGCTGCTCGACGAGGGGCTGCTGCACGAGGACGTCAAGACCGTCTGGGGCAGCGGGCTTTCCGGCTACAAGGTGGAGCCGAAGATCGACGCGGACGGGACGGTCAAGTGGCAGCCGATCCCCGGCGACAGCGCCGATGAATCCGTGCTCCGCCCTGCCTCCAATCCCTTCCAGGCGACGGGCGGCCTGCAGGTTCTCAAGGGCAACCTCGGACGTTCGGTGATCAAGATCTCGGCCGTGAAGGCGGATCGCCACATTATCGAGGCCCCGGCCATCGTCTTCCACAGCCAGGAAGCGATGCAGGATGCCTTCAAGGCGGGTCAACTCGACAAGGATTTCGTCGCCGTCATCCGTTTCCAGGGGCCGAAGGCCAACGGCATGCCGGAACTGCACAAGCTGACGCCTGCGCTCGGCGTCCTGCAGGATCGCGGCCGCATGGTGGCGCTTGTGACCGACGGGCGCATGTCGGGTGCGTCCGGCAAGGTGCCGGCGGCGATCCATGTGACGCCGGAGGCTGCCGATGGCGGCCCCATCGCCAAGGTGAAGACCGGCGATATCGTGCGCCTCGATGCGACGACCGGAACGCTGGAAGTGCTGGTCGATGCCGCCGAATGGGACGCGCGCGAGATCGTGACCGCCGACCTGTCGGATAACGAATGGGGCATCGGCCGCGATCTTTTCACCTCCTTCCGCCGCGCCGTCGGCCGGGCGGAAGAGGGCGCCAGCGTCTTCGGGTGA
- the zwf gene encoding glucose-6-phosphate dehydrogenase: MTSRIIVVDPFDYVVFGGTGDLARRKLLPALYHRDLDGQIPDEARIIGVSRKPQSDKAYRELVKEALEAHLKPEEMDKKVLQRFLARCFFVGCDATSEAGWPDLAATLEAGKDRIRAFYLATSPDLFGPICDNIGKHNLITEQTRVVVEKPLGKDLASAKATNDEVGRIFKEEQIYRIDHYLGKETVQNLMALRFANALFEPLWDNAYIDHVQITVAESLGVEGRGDYYDTSGALRDMVQNHILQLLCLVAMEAPSSMDADAVRDEKLKVLKSLKPITDGDVNTVTVRGQYKSGVNEQGVVPGYLDEVSNKSSKTETFVAIKAEVGNWRWAGVPFYLRTGKRLATRVSEIVVAFKEIPHSIFGEAVPANELVIRLQPDEGVKLWLMIKDPGPGGLRLKRVALDMTFANAFKVRNPDAYERLLLDVVRGNATLFMRRDEVEQAWTWIDPILQAWKESDKAPKPYMSGSWGPDEARDLIRADVPTREWHEKSLTME; this comes from the coding sequence ATGACATCCCGGATCATCGTCGTTGACCCATTCGACTATGTCGTTTTCGGAGGCACGGGCGATCTCGCCAGGCGCAAGCTGCTGCCGGCGCTTTATCATCGCGATCTGGACGGCCAGATTCCCGACGAGGCGCGTATCATCGGCGTCTCCCGCAAGCCGCAGTCGGACAAGGCCTATCGCGAACTCGTCAAGGAAGCGCTGGAGGCGCATCTGAAGCCGGAAGAGATGGACAAGAAGGTGCTGCAGCGCTTTCTGGCCCGCTGCTTCTTCGTCGGCTGCGATGCGACGTCGGAGGCCGGTTGGCCCGATCTCGCGGCAACGCTCGAGGCCGGCAAGGACCGTATCCGGGCGTTCTATCTTGCGACCAGCCCGGATCTTTTCGGGCCCATCTGCGACAATATCGGCAAGCACAATCTCATCACCGAGCAGACGCGCGTCGTCGTCGAAAAGCCGCTCGGCAAGGATCTGGCTTCCGCGAAGGCCACCAACGATGAGGTGGGCCGGATCTTCAAGGAAGAGCAGATCTATCGAATAGACCACTATCTCGGCAAGGAGACGGTGCAGAACCTGATGGCGCTGCGCTTTGCCAACGCCCTGTTCGAGCCGCTGTGGGACAACGCCTATATCGACCACGTGCAGATCACGGTGGCGGAGTCGCTCGGGGTCGAGGGCAGGGGCGACTATTACGATACGTCCGGCGCGCTGCGCGACATGGTGCAGAACCACATCCTGCAGCTGCTCTGCCTCGTCGCCATGGAGGCGCCGTCGTCGATGGATGCGGATGCCGTTCGCGACGAGAAGCTGAAAGTGCTGAAGTCGCTCAAGCCGATCACCGACGGTGACGTCAACACCGTGACCGTGCGCGGCCAGTACAAGTCAGGCGTCAATGAGCAGGGCGTCGTGCCCGGCTATCTCGACGAGGTTTCCAACAAGTCGAGCAAGACCGAGACCTTTGTCGCCATCAAGGCGGAGGTCGGCAACTGGCGCTGGGCCGGCGTGCCCTTCTACCTGCGCACGGGCAAGCGGCTTGCAACGCGTGTCTCGGAGATCGTCGTTGCCTTCAAGGAAATCCCGCACTCGATCTTCGGCGAAGCAGTGCCGGCCAACGAACTCGTCATCCGCCTGCAGCCCGACGAGGGCGTGAAGCTCTGGCTGATGATCAAGGACCCCGGTCCCGGCGGGCTGAGGCTCAAGCGCGTGGCCCTCGACATGACCTTCGCCAACGCCTTCAAGGTGCGCAATCCGGACGCCTACGAGCGGTTGCTGCTCGATGTCGTCAGGGGCAACGCGACGCTGTTCATGCGCCGTGATGAGGTCGAACAGGCCTGGACCTGGATCGATCCGATCCTCCAAGCCTGGAAGGAGAGCGACAAGGCGCCGAAGCCCTATATGTCCGGTTCCTGGGGACCGGACGAGGCACGCGACCTCATCCGCGCCGACGTGCCCACGCGCGAGTGGCATGAGAAGTCGCTGACGATGGAGTAA
- the pgi gene encoding glucose-6-phosphate isomerase → MPSALDAALAQLLDLRAKVEKTTMREKFANDGKRFDRFQVRLDDMLLDYSKNRIDDAVMSALIELAKASGVAERRDAMLSGEAINITEKRAVLHTALRNRSDRAILVEGKDVMPDVREVLSRMKEFVGQVRGGDIVGSAGHKFTDVVNIGIGGSDLGPYMATLALSPFSGGGPRMHYVSNVDGAHIADTLRTLDPRKTLFIVASKTFTTSETMTNAMTARDWIGSALGEAAVPAHFCAVSTALDRVTEFGIGLDRVFGFWDWVGGRYSVWGAIGLPVAIAVGFENFEAMLSGAHEMDRHFAEAPLEANMPVILGLLGIWYRNIYGFPTHAVLPYDQRLARFPAYLQQLDMESNGKSVTLSGEGVTHATGPIVWGEPGTNGQHAFYQLIHQGTDVIPADFLVAAVPHEQLSDHHAKLVANCLAQTEALMKGKTLEEATAELEASRMAPEEIEALAPHKVFPGNRPTNTILYKSLDPKTLGRLIALYEHKVFVQGVIWQINSFDQWGVELGKQLASALLPAVKGEAKPAKAQDASTKGLVAAFHALRA, encoded by the coding sequence ATGCCCAGCGCCCTCGATGCCGCTCTTGCCCAGCTTCTCGACCTTCGAGCAAAAGTCGAGAAGACCACGATGCGAGAGAAATTCGCAAACGATGGCAAGAGGTTCGACCGGTTTCAGGTTCGCCTTGACGACATGCTCCTGGACTATTCCAAGAACCGGATCGACGACGCCGTGATGTCGGCGCTCATTGAGCTTGCAAAGGCCTCCGGCGTTGCGGAGCGCCGCGATGCGATGCTCTCCGGCGAGGCGATCAACATCACCGAGAAGCGGGCCGTGCTACACACGGCCCTGCGCAACCGCTCCGACCGCGCGATCCTGGTCGAGGGCAAGGACGTGATGCCGGACGTGCGCGAGGTGCTTTCGCGCATGAAGGAATTCGTCGGCCAGGTCCGCGGCGGCGACATCGTCGGTTCGGCCGGGCACAAGTTCACCGACGTCGTCAACATCGGCATCGGCGGGTCGGATCTCGGTCCCTATATGGCGACGCTGGCGCTTTCGCCCTTTTCCGGCGGCGGGCCGCGCATGCACTATGTCTCCAATGTGGACGGCGCCCACATCGCCGACACGCTGAGGACGCTCGATCCGCGCAAGACGCTGTTCATCGTCGCATCCAAGACCTTCACCACCTCCGAGACCATGACCAACGCCATGACGGCGCGCGACTGGATCGGGTCCGCGCTTGGCGAGGCGGCGGTTCCGGCGCATTTCTGCGCGGTCTCCACCGCCCTCGACAGGGTGACCGAATTCGGCATCGGCCTCGACCGGGTCTTCGGCTTCTGGGACTGGGTCGGTGGGCGCTATTCGGTCTGGGGGGCGATCGGACTGCCGGTCGCGATTGCCGTCGGGTTCGAGAATTTCGAGGCGATGCTCTCCGGTGCGCACGAGATGGACCGCCATTTCGCCGAGGCGCCGCTGGAGGCCAACATGCCGGTGATCCTCGGCCTGCTCGGCATCTGGTACCGCAATATCTACGGATTCCCGACCCATGCCGTGCTGCCCTACGACCAGCGGCTGGCCCGCTTCCCGGCGTACCTGCAGCAGCTCGACATGGAATCGAACGGCAAGAGCGTGACGCTTTCGGGCGAGGGCGTGACCCATGCGACGGGCCCCATCGTCTGGGGCGAACCGGGCACCAACGGCCAGCATGCCTTCTACCAGCTCATCCATCAGGGCACGGATGTCATACCGGCGGACTTCCTCGTTGCCGCCGTTCCGCACGAGCAGCTGTCCGATCATCACGCCAAGCTGGTGGCGAACTGCCTTGCCCAGACCGAAGCGCTGATGAAGGGCAAGACGCTGGAGGAGGCAACGGCGGAACTGGAAGCGTCCAGGATGGCGCCGGAGGAGATCGAGGCGCTGGCGCCGCACAAGGTCTTTCCCGGCAACCGGCCGACCAACACTATTCTCTACAAGTCGCTCGACCCGAAGACACTCGGCCGGCTCATCGCGCTTTACGAACACAAGGTCTTCGTGCAGGGCGTGATCTGGCAGATCAATTCCTTCGACCAGTGGGGCGTCGAGCTTGGCAAGCAACTGGCGAGCGCCCTGCTGCCGGCCGTCAAGGGCGAGGCCAAGCCCGCCAAGGCGCAGGACGCCTCGACGAAGGGACTTGTCGCCGCGTTCCATGCGCTACGCGCATGA
- a CDS encoding ceramide glucosyltransferase: MTTLFFGLFSFFLFAFAVHLCSMALVVGRDVIRRRAEARTVPVPPLTILRPVRGLENHLETTLESAFLLDHSDYEILFCVDDGNDPVVPLCKRLMARHPDKDARLLVGKDPISLNPKLNNMVKGWAEARYDFVVMADSNVLMTPDYLQTLFAAWDETTGLVCSPPTGGYPDGLLADVECAFLNSFQGRWQLCADAFGLGFAQGKTMLWKKADLDAAGGIAALGSEVAEDAASTKVVREAGKRVRLVRRPFVQPLGQRTLGEVWLRQLRWARLRRASFPLFFAPEVIAGGFFPLCALAALAILGYVPAGAPVLAAVLWYGAEAALARFMGWPVSLRMFLAFLVRDMMLPVLWLAAIFGSDFSWRGNAMHVRRGEEESFGPAAALRWLGGWRRRTVDIAQPDGE; the protein is encoded by the coding sequence ATGACGACGCTTTTCTTCGGTCTTTTCAGCTTCTTCCTTTTCGCATTCGCCGTTCATCTTTGCAGCATGGCACTCGTCGTCGGGCGTGATGTCATCAGACGGCGCGCCGAGGCCAGGACGGTTCCGGTTCCCCCCCTGACGATCCTCAGGCCCGTCCGGGGGCTGGAGAACCATCTGGAGACAACGCTCGAGTCGGCGTTTCTGCTGGATCATTCCGACTATGAAATTCTCTTCTGCGTCGATGACGGCAACGATCCGGTGGTGCCGCTCTGCAAGCGCCTGATGGCGCGTCACCCCGACAAGGACGCCCGTCTGCTGGTGGGCAAGGATCCGATCAGCCTCAATCCGAAGCTCAACAACATGGTCAAGGGCTGGGCCGAGGCGCGCTACGACTTTGTCGTCATGGCGGACAGCAACGTCCTGATGACGCCCGACTATCTCCAGACGCTGTTCGCCGCCTGGGACGAGACGACCGGCCTTGTCTGTTCGCCGCCGACCGGCGGATACCCGGACGGATTGCTGGCGGATGTCGAATGCGCCTTCCTCAACAGCTTCCAGGGGCGCTGGCAGCTTTGCGCCGATGCGTTCGGGCTCGGCTTTGCGCAGGGCAAGACCATGCTCTGGAAGAAGGCCGACCTCGACGCCGCCGGCGGCATTGCGGCGCTCGGCAGCGAGGTCGCCGAGGATGCCGCCTCGACCAAGGTCGTGCGTGAGGCCGGAAAGAGGGTCCGTCTGGTCCGTCGTCCGTTCGTTCAGCCGCTTGGGCAACGCACGCTCGGGGAAGTCTGGCTGCGGCAGTTGCGCTGGGCCAGGCTGCGCCGGGCGTCCTTCCCGCTCTTCTTCGCGCCGGAAGTCATCGCGGGCGGGTTCTTCCCGCTTTGCGCCCTCGCGGCGTTGGCGATCCTCGGATATGTGCCGGCCGGCGCTCCGGTACTCGCGGCCGTTCTCTGGTATGGCGCGGAGGCGGCTCTGGCGCGCTTCATGGGCTGGCCGGTCTCCCTGCGGATGTTCCTTGCTTTCCTCGTGCGCGACATGATGCTGCCTGTTCTCTGGCTTGCGGCCATCTTCGGAAGCGATTTTTCGTGGCGGGGCAACGCCATGCATGTCCGTCGCGGCGAGGAGGAGTCCTTTGGTCCGGCCGCCGCCCTGCGGTGGCTCGGCGGCTGGCGGCGGCGCACTGTCGATATAGCCCAGCCGGACGGCGAGTGA
- a CDS encoding GGDEF domain-containing protein produces the protein MTLLHVPTMLFVLTALLLLYAGYFGLAWWMDRSRVYNAFLMAPMGVGAVAVALFALRGHISDLLSIVISNALVLLACGLLLTALRLFDGRRALALPLLAGALVWLVACSIPAFYGSLISRVAAMSLMMSIYMLAMAREVMRNHRQEPLHSRKPLAFVMIVHAIVFAIRIPLMWNHPLADKGGLLSTPWISAIVFELLLHWVAFALLLVSLSKERAEADLRKRAETDALTGLLDRRAFLEKLQSVFGNASATSSFVLFDLDHFKSINDRSGHLAGDRVLVAFSRILESHTPEGAILGRIGGEEFGCFFPGVDRDEAAEVADRVRLTLVETDILVGDKLLRPTVSSGVSDIEEAGASFEGLMLLADRRLYAAKSAGRNRVIWMDDPAPARDLEALAIATVRPVAV, from the coding sequence ATGACCCTGCTGCACGTACCGACGATGCTGTTCGTGCTGACAGCCTTGCTGCTGCTCTATGCCGGATATTTCGGTCTTGCGTGGTGGATGGATCGAAGCCGGGTCTACAACGCCTTCCTCATGGCGCCAATGGGCGTCGGCGCCGTTGCTGTCGCGCTTTTCGCATTGCGTGGCCATATCTCCGATCTGCTTTCCATTGTCATCTCTAACGCACTCGTCCTTCTGGCCTGTGGCCTTCTGCTGACGGCGCTGCGTCTCTTCGATGGCCGCCGGGCTCTGGCTCTGCCGCTCCTCGCAGGCGCCCTGGTCTGGCTGGTCGCCTGTTCCATTCCCGCATTTTATGGCTCGTTGATCAGCCGTGTTGCCGCGATGTCTCTCATGATGTCGATCTATATGCTCGCCATGGCGAGGGAGGTGATGCGGAACCATCGACAGGAGCCGCTGCATTCGCGCAAGCCCCTGGCCTTTGTCATGATCGTCCACGCGATTGTTTTTGCCATTCGCATCCCGTTGATGTGGAATCACCCCCTCGCGGACAAGGGCGGGCTGCTCTCCACTCCGTGGATCAGCGCGATTGTCTTTGAACTCCTCCTGCACTGGGTGGCGTTTGCCCTGCTGCTGGTCAGCCTCTCCAAGGAGCGAGCCGAGGCGGATCTTCGCAAAAGGGCCGAGACCGATGCCTTGACGGGACTGCTCGACCGGCGGGCCTTTCTGGAGAAGCTGCAGTCCGTCTTCGGCAATGCGAGCGCCACCAGTTCGTTCGTGCTCTTCGACCTCGACCATTTCAAGTCGATCAATGACCGCTCCGGTCATCTTGCAGGAGACCGGGTGCTGGTCGCCTTCTCGCGGATCCTGGAAAGTCACACTCCGGAAGGAGCGATCCTGGGGCGAATCGGCGGCGAGGAATTCGGCTGCTTCTTTCCCGGTGTCGACCGGGATGAGGCAGCCGAGGTCGCCGATCGGGTCCGGCTGACGCTCGTCGAGACGGACATTCTTGTCGGCGACAAACTGCTGCGCCCGACTGTCAGTTCCGGCGTCAGCGACATTGAGGAAGCGGGCGCCTCCTTCGAGGGACTGATGCTGCTGGCGGACCGCCGGCTTTATGCCGCAAAATCGGCTGGCCGGAACCGCGTCATCTGGATGGACGACCCTGCGCCCGCCCGCGACCTCGAAGCGCTGGCCATCGCGACGGTCCGTCCGGTCGCCGTCTGA